The Setaria viridis chromosome 2, Setaria_viridis_v4.0, whole genome shotgun sequence DNA window GATGGCCCTCGGCGACAATGCGACCCGAGCATAGCCCTGCAGATTGGCATCGCCTCGCTGGTGCTCCCAAACAAGAGAGGTACGCCCCGTCGATCGCGTTCCAGGACGCGAGCACTCCGTCGAGCAGGCGGCGCGCATCGTCCACGCCTCATTCCGGGCCGTACCTAAGACCAGCATCGTCTCAAAGAAGCAGCGCCATCATCGTCTTAGTCTAGGGAACTGGCCGTGGCCAGGGGGTGCGCGTGAAGCTTCCTGCCGTCTGCGGCTGCCCTCGTGGCGGCGACACCGCGACAAGGTCCGGCACCCAGCCTCAGTGCTCCCGAGCAGGCGCCGCCCGGGCCACGAGCCGTTGCAGCCTGCAGTGCTTGACACAGGTCGCCTTCTTTGCAGAGCGACTTCAGCGAGGCGGACGTGGAGTGGGAACTGGGAAGGCAAGGTGGTGAGTGCAACGGGAGGGGGAGCTCGGTGGAGTGGTCAGTGGTGGGAGGGAGAGCGCGGCGGTGTCCATCGCAATTCGCAATGGCCTCACCGGCGCGAGAGCAGAAATCGACAACaatgggtctgttcgcttcagcttataagccggctgaaaagctgaaacggatgatttgttgtgagaggaaaacactgtttggtggctgataaaccaGCTGAacaagctgaagcgaacagacccaatAGCTTACAACCGCGTGTCAATTTGAAGTTGCTGCAGGGCTAGGATTCAGGAGCCCctacctgccgccgccggcttctgTCACCAGCTAGAGTGCTGGCCCCAGCTCACCTCGATGGCCGCCGGGTCCCGGCCACGACACCCGCGAGTTCGGCGGCGcaccaccaccagtccacctGCATCTCGGCTGCCCCCGTGCCCGTACAAGTTGAGGAATCTCAGTCTCCGACGTTTCTGCCCCTGCTCAACGGCACTGTATGGCGGCGTGCTCCGACGGTGCCGTCCGCCCGTCCCGCCGTACTCCGATGAACTGGTCCCCATCTCCCCCTCCAGAGACAGCCTCTGTCGGTCCGCCACCTTCAGAGACAGCCTTTGTCGATCCGCCATATTCAGAGACAGCCTAGGCACTACTAGTTCCGCCGTCCCGTCCCGCTGGTGCCGAGCTCTTCGCCGGCGGAGCCCGCCGTCGCCATGCGCCGGCCGCCAGGCGCACGCCAGGGTCTAATCCGGATCGCGATTACGTTCCAGAGGGTTTCACGTAAATAGTTGGATCGCGATCCATTTTAAAGGATAATTGGGTCGCGATTAATAATAGCAATCCATTTCAGAGGTTTTAtgtaaatattcggatcgcgatcaCTTTTCGCGATCATTTTAGAGGGTTTCTGTAAAATTATTGACCACGTTTTATTTCaccggcccgcgccgccacactcctctcctcccggctcccgcgtgcccgcgccgccgcgatcGCCATGGGTCCTCCTGCCCCCTCCCGCCCGCCAACGCCGACGGCTTCAGCGGCGACGGCCACCTCTTCGTCGCGGATAGACTCGCCGTCTCTGAAGGCCGCGCTCGCTATGGCTCTCATCCACTACAACCGCCTCCCCGGcaaagccgccgccaccgccaccgccgccgcgggcacATCCACATCATCCGTGCCTTTCCTCCACTGGAAGCGCAAGGTCCATCTCCCCTAGCCGCAGCACCCCTCGTACTGAAACCCTAACCCCGCCTCTCACATTCGATCTCCTTCTCCCGCCCAGGCCAAGGACCGAAAGCGCGAAATCCTTCGCCTCCGCGAGGAGCTCAAGCTCCTCCAAGGTATGTACGCGAGTGCCAATCCATCCGCCGCGCTTGTTCGATTAACAAACTCCCATTGCCGGGCTCAGGTAAATTCATTGTGCTGTGGGGTCAGATGGGGCGCGCGGGGAGGAGATGGAACCGCCGGTCGCCTCGTGCCGGTGCCATTTCTTCGACGGGTGCGGGGACCTGCTGCCAcagccgggcggcggcggtggggagcaCTGGGTCGACGAGGTGCTGAGGAGGAGGTTCCTCAGACTGGGTATGCCTCCGATTGGTTTCGATGTGCTACTTTTTGAATTTTATGTGGGTTCTACTTGAATTTTACGCTTCTGTTCTGATGTAACAGTGCGGTGGAAGGAGAAGAGACGCCGAGTAGATCGACCACTTCCAAGGAGTAGTTTGATTGGTTAGTTTCAGCTTGAATTTACTGAGTCATAATTTGATGTTGGGCACTGAAAATTTTAAGAAACAACTTTGCTTTGGACTGCAGATCTTCTGTACCCATCAAAATACAGTAGAAAATTTTTGCCGTGTTAAACTCACTTCTTCTGACTATAGGGTTCCTATAGCACGAGGAAATATTATAATTGTTTAAGCTGTACTTTCAATTGCTTCACTTGTGCAGATCTCAACAGTGAGGATGAGATGCAGCAGCTTAGCATGTCGACTGATTTCCTGGTGGAGCTATCAGACGGCCTTTTTGCCAAAGTACAATTCTACCATCTGCTTGTAACAAAGATCGTTTATTCCACATTTTTGAAGTTAGATTTACTTATGCAGAGAGAAGCTGTCCCCTCATTTGTTACATTTTCTCACCAAGCAGTGGATTTCATTCTGGGTAAGTTACAATTGAGCTGTTGTGTGTTTTACGAATCTGACCATTAATCTGATACAAAAAGGTGAATGCCACAGAAATTATTGTTATTCAAATGGCAAAGTTTACTCATGTTAACTGTGCAATCTATTATTTGATTGAAACGATCACGGCTAATCAATTGGTAATCACTTTACCTGCTCAGCTTCACTGAAGAACATTCTATCATCAGAAAGGGAGAAGGAGCTAGTTGGGGAGATAATCGATGGTTTAGTGTCTCGTTTGATGAAAAGGATGTGCACCATTCCTGAAAATGCTGGTACTTCAGATTCAGGTGACACCTGTTACATTCTTAATGAGTTTAATATATTTTGTATGTGTTTTTTCCTCG harbors:
- the LOC117846428 gene encoding protein MULTIPOLAR SPINDLE 1 isoform X1; translation: MGPPAPSRPPTPTASAATATSSSRIDSPSLKAALAMALIHYNRLPGKAAATATAAAGTSTSSVPFLHWKRKAKDRKREILRLREELKLLQDGARGEEMEPPVASCRCHFFDGCGDLLPQPGGGGGEHWVDEVLRRRFLRLVRWKEKRRRVDRPLPRSSLIDLNSEDEMQQLSMSTDFLVELSDGLFAKREAVPSFVTFSHQAVDFILASLKNILSSEREKELVGEIIDGLVSRLMKRMCTIPENAGTSDSGSVDCSDAQFSVQHLFRKLGNEEFIGQRIILAVSQKISNASERLLLVDPFDDAFPDIHGNIFIMIQLIEFLITDYMKDWLCCEHFDKRLFEECARSILKARNDLQILENMNGLYVVYIERIVGRLAREVAPAAHQGKLDPEVFSKLLC
- the LOC117846428 gene encoding protein MULTIPOLAR SPINDLE 1 isoform X2, coding for MGPPAPSRPPTPTASAATATSSSRIDSPSLKAALAMALIHYNRLPGKAAATATAAAGTSTSSVPFLHWKRKAKDRKREILRLREELKLLQDGARGEEMEPPVASCRCHFFDGCGDLLPQPGGGGGEHWVDEVLRRRFLRLVRWKEKRRRVDRPLPRSSLIDLNSEDEMQQLSMSTDFLVELSDGLFAKREAVPSFVTFSHQAVDFILASLKNILSSEREKELVGEIIDGLVSRLMKRMCTIPENAGTSDSGSVDCSDAQFSVQHLFRKLGNEEFIGQRIILAVSQKISNASERIQLIEFLITDYMKDWLCCEHFDKRLFEECARSILKARNDLQILENMNGLYVVYIERIVGRLAREVAPAAHQGKLDPEVFSKLLC